From the genome of Mixophyes fleayi isolate aMixFle1 chromosome 2, aMixFle1.hap1, whole genome shotgun sequence, one region includes:
- the LOC142139785 gene encoding odorant receptor 131-2-like, producing the protein MLNSSGIYSNSSQVSIIGSKTAEYVKLAVALLIIVCFCCFLYFMAVMLNVFFTTSNIRENSRYILFFHMLINDTLYIAFGVLLLLLAIYRVAIPGPICYVLYIIGSSTFRATAYNLATMALERYVAICHPLRHGELCTAQRAKVSIVLMWVVGLIPYATDLIIILASNNKLSSLNVVCTQETMVVNPVQIIIRSQSVIIGFTTVGLIIIFTYVRIILIAQKISSQSSFALKAGKTVLLHAFQLVLCMASLLSNVSEMYPNNYSAFLPLVNFLMYSCVPRFLSPLIYGLRDEVLRKYIRQTVLKSCRTVHVSKS; encoded by the coding sequence ATGTTGAATTCTTCAGGGATTTACAGCAACAGTTCCCAGGTGTCCATTATTGGCAGCAAAACGGCAGAGTATGTAAAGCTGGCCGTCGCCTTACTGATAATTGTCTGTTTCTGCTGCTTCCTCTACTTCATGGCTGTGATGCTTAATGTCTTCTTCACCACCTCTAACATTCGAGAGAACTCTCGATATATTCTCTTCTTCCACATGCTCATCAACGACACACTATATATTGCTTTCGGAGTTCTCTTGCTGCTGCTTGCCATCTACCGCGTAGCCATCCCTGGTCCGATCTGCTATGTCTTGTACATCATAGGCTCATCTACATTTAGGGCAACTGCATACAACTTGGCGACCATGGCTCTAGAACGCTATGTGGCGATCTGCCACCCGCTACGGCATGGTGAGCTCTGCACCGCACAACGAGCTAAGGTTTCTATCGTGCTCATGTGGGTGGTGGGCTTAATCCCTTATGCTACTGACCTAATTATCATACTGGCCTCAAACAATAAACTGTCTTCTCTTAACGTTGTATGTACCCAGGAAACTATGGTAGTGAATCCAGTTCAAATTATTATAAGATCCCAAAGTGTCATTATAGGATTTACCACGGTGGGACTTATCATCATATTTACGTATGTCCGGATTATACTGATTGCTCAAAAAATAAGTTCACAATCATCTTTTGCTTTGAAAGCCGGTAAAACGGTCTTGCTCCATGCTTTCCAGTTAGTCCTCTGTATGGCTTCATTACTGTCCAATGTTTCAGAAATGTATCCTAACAACTATTCTGCTTTTTTACCTTTAGTCAATTTCCTTATGTACAGTTGTGTGCCAAGGTTCCTTAGCCCTCTGATCTATGGACTCCGAGATGAAGTGCTGAGGAAATATATAAGACAAACAGTCCTAAAAAGCTGCAGAACTGTCCATGTTTCCAAGAGTTGA